A DNA window from Helianthus annuus cultivar XRQ/B chromosome 15, HanXRQr2.0-SUNRISE, whole genome shotgun sequence contains the following coding sequences:
- the LOC110911778 gene encoding eukaryotic translation initiation factor 3 subunit A, with translation MEEMENRMGIKINAVRDMMLDRFSGVDQKLTAIEQLLKKIIEPQSQTGNPPENMTDKSTGEEGTQSGKNQDKGKKVAVGGGDGGPSHESGPDKPLQAQISPDGDDQETDYQTRGPRKGLHLGDSGRQGLSHESGPNKPMQAQISSGGDDQGTDNHTRGPPGGFHLGDGGRQGPSHEFGSDKPLRAQISSNGEHQETDDQIRDPPGGLHPGDGGKQSPSHEYGPKKPLQAQLTSDGDDQKTDNQIGDPLGGFHFGDRGRHGPNKPLQAQISLDGDGQGQGTDDQIQPPGGFHLGDRGRQGPPWEAGSSCGWVGLYTHRYGTYNQTGPGYSFGTDFCGPAWVGLHDFSKKNGPQLGSHKSKFKGQPVNNDIEKVLSYSGEKFVKTGQDDIFKEGDNKPQAQVVTEGSNKRRPKTRRGKRKLNKADVTGPKISCAGSSGKTVVETGQDKKMTDNTDAGGEDKEDEKTHVLLEDSSKPDQCEWSSAVSDKGLDWSKLADANTDSQHGSGAPWGKKGNDKPQAQAVTEGSNEKGHEENQICGSKRKHPDSPVGGPNDGPISSGPFTTSNMLTTDEQEIHLNETEPIMKSIQRIMHYKGYNDGDPLSAEDQTYILENVLNHHPEKAQKMGAGVDYIMVDKHMKFQESRCFYIVSIDGRKEDFSYHKCLKNFTSEKYPKKVDEFIPKYFKTS, from the exons ATGGAAGAGATGGAAAACAGGATGGGAATCAAAATCAATGCGGTGAGAGACATGATGTTAGACCGGTTTTCTGGGGTGGACCAGAAATTGACCGCCATTGAACAACTTCTGAAAAAAATAATCGAGCCGCAAAGCCAAACTGGAAATCCACCAGAGAACATGACAGATAAAAGCACGGGAGAAGAAGGAACACAGTCCGGTAAAAACCAAGACAAAGGAAAGAAGGTGGCAGTAGGGGGAGGTGATGGCGGGCCATCGCATGAATCTGGGCCCGATAAACCATTGCAGGCCCAGATTTCACCGGATGGTGATGACCAGGAAACTGATTATCAGACCCGGGGTCCACGAAAAGGGCTTCATCTTGGTGACAGTGGTAGACAAGGGCTATCACATGAATCTGGGCCCAATAAACCAATGCAGGCCCAGATTTCATCGGGTGGTGATGACCAGGGAACTGATAATCATACCCGAGGTCCACCAGGAGGGTTTCATCTTGGTGACGGAGGTAGGCAGGGGCCATCACATGAATTTGGGTCTGATAAACCATTGCGGGCCCAGATTTCATCGAATGGTGAGCACCAGGAAACTGATGATCAGATCCGGGATCCACCAGGAGGGCTTCACCCTGGTGATGGAGGTAAACAGAGTCCATCGCATGAATATGGGCCCAAGAAACCATTGCAGGCCCAATTGACATCAGATGGTGATGACCAGAAAACTGATAATCAGATCGGGGATCCACTAGGAGGGTTTCATTTTGGTGACCGAGGTAGACATGGGCCCAATAAACCATTGCAGGCCCAGATTTCATTGGATGGTGATGGCCAGGGTCAGGGAACTGATGATCAGATCCAGCCACCAGGAGGGTTTCATCTTGGTGACCGAGGTAGACAGGGCCCACCATGGGAGGCTGGAAGCTCGTGTGGGTGGGTCGGCCTATATACTCACCGCTATGGCACATATAATCAAACTGGGCCCGGTTATAGTTTCGGGACAGATTTTTGTGGGCCTGCGTGGGTGGGTCTGCATGATTTTAGCAAGAAAAACGGTCCTCAGCTTGGGTCTCACAAATCCAAATTTAAAGGTCAACCTGTAAATAATGACATTGAAAAGGTATTGAGTTATTCAGGTGAAAAGTTTGTCAAAACGGGTCAAGATGACATTTTTAAGGAAGGCGACAATAAACCTCAAGCACAAGTAGTCACTGAAGGGTCAAATAAAAGGAGGCCCAAAACCCGAAGAGGCAAACGGAAGTTGAACAAAGCTGATGTAACTGGACCAAAAATTTCTTGTGCAGGTTCATCGGGTAAAACGGTTGTCGAAACGGGTCAAGATAAAAAAATGACAGATAATACGGATGCAGGTGGAGAAGATAAAGAGGATGAAAAAACTCATGTTTTactagaagattcttcaaaaCCCGACCAGTGTGAATGGAGCTCTGCTGTATCTGATAAAGGTCTTGATTGGAGTAAATTAGCGGATGCAAATACGGATTCGCAACATGGTTCGGGTGCTCCATGGGGTAAGAAAGGCAACGATAAACCTCAAGCACAAGCAGTCACTGAAGGGTCAAATGAAAAAGGCCATGAAGAGAATCAGATTTGTGGCTCTAAAAGAAAACACCCTGATAGCCCAGTTGGGGGCCCAAATGATGGCCCGATATCAAGTGGCCCGTTTACTACATCCAATATGCTCACAACTGATGAGCAAGAGATTCATCTTAATGAGACTGAGCCTATCATGAAATCAATCCAAAGAATCATGCATTATAAAGG GTACAATGATGGCGATCCTTTGTCTGCTGAGGATCAAACTTATATTCTTGAAAACGTCTTAAATCACCATCCAGAAAAAGCTCAGAAAATGGGTGCTGGAGTCGATTACATCATG GTCGACAAGCATATGAAATTCCAAGAAAGTCGATGTTTCTACATTGTATCCATTGATGGTCGTAAAGAGGACTTTTCCTACCATAAATGTCTGAAGAATTTCACAAGTGAAAAATATCCCAAAAAAGTGGATGAATTCATTCCCAAATATTTCAAAACTTCTTAG
- the LOC110913804 gene encoding uncharacterized protein LOC110913804 codes for MGDKVESSLAKQQNPLHPVYTVTDIQKKIRVLDGSKVTYSAWVKLFQLHARGYEVLDHITSEPPPETDPTYDQWKKIDAIVLQWIYSTLSDEYLLRVLESDSTALQAWNRVKAIFHNNKGPRCAALQTKFVNLKLSACASLEAYCQTLRDLAAQLDDVGSPVNEQSLRSVSGSCRIKV; via the exons ATGGGCGACAAGGTTGAATCCTCCCTTGCCAAGCAACAAAACCCGCTCCATCCGGTTTACACCGTTACCGACATCCAGAAAAAGATCCGCGTACTGGATGGATCCAAAGTCACGTATTCTGCGTGGGTCAAGCTTTTTCAGCTTCATGCACGCGGATACGAGGTACTGGACCACATCACTTCTGAACCACCACCGGAGACTGATCCCACCTACGATCAGTGGAAGAAAATTGATGCTATTGTCCTTCAATGGATTTATAGCACGTTATCTGATGAATACCTGTTGCGGGTTCTCGAATCCGACTCTACAGCCCTTCAAGCCTGGAACCGGGTCAAAGCCATCTTCCATAATAACAAAGGCCCACGATGTGCAGCCCTACAAACCAAATTTGTTAACCTCAAACTCAGTGCTTGTGCTTCTTTGGAGGCATATTGTCAGACCCTTCGTGACTTAGCTGCCCAGTTGGATGATGTCGGCAGCCCTGTCAATGAGCAGTCGCTT cgTTCAGTATCCGGGTCGTGCCggattaaagtttaa